From Nilaparvata lugens isolate BPH chromosome 7, ASM1435652v1, whole genome shotgun sequence, one genomic window encodes:
- the LOC111057145 gene encoding uncharacterized protein LOC111057145 isoform X2, with the protein MASEHGRAFPIVWALMKTRTSNAYNVVFKALKDHIPDLSPKYIISDYEKAIRAAVRQNLPNSKHTGCWFHFSQAIDRNARRLGLQHNEEGGCNVAKRLMATALLPHEVIPQAVQVIEQLVDSTPPAYQTKGERLLQYFKDEWIGKVTPHAFSVHGQKSRTNNCQESMNRNINRTIKTQGNTWDFWGGLIELSVKEINYHDQLSRGEECARPKKNKWLLQDSNIQKLQRKLAEERISLASFLTSASHRIATIVIPVVDWSGDNAQDVEDVDAELSSLDVIPVGATVAVVATAAVVATATEADPYSNYRWEPTQLITETFMPLELIVRQKVELERSVGAAHVEESELAGEGCTACVLCLEYKVTRLCNPCGHANMCTACCNSFIAQECHYSVTNSDGSVEVTDIQLPLTCPVCRAIIGQIIRVVM; encoded by the exons atggCCTCCGAACACGGACGA GCTTTTCCCATAGTATGGGCCCTCATGAAAACTCGTACCAGCAATGCGTACAACGTGGTTTTCAAAGCGTTGAAGGACCACATCCCCGATCTGTCACCAAAATATATAATAAGTGACTATGAAAAGGCAATACGTGCTGCAGTGAGGCAGAATCTTCCTAATTCTAAACACACTGGATGTTGGTTCCATTTCTCTCAG GCGATAGACAGAAATGCGCGGAGACTAGGATTACAGCACAACGAAGAAGGCGGCTGTAATGTCGCCAAAAGATTgatggcaactgcgcttctgcCGCATGAGGTCATTCCTCAAGCTGTTCAAGTCATTGAGCAGCTTGTGGATTCAACCCCTCCAGCCTACCAGACAAAAGGAGAACGTCTATTACA ATATTTCAAGGATGAATGGATCGGAAAAGTGACACCGCACGCTTTCTCCGTGCACGGCCAGAAAAGCAGGACAAACAACTGCCAGGAGTCGATGAATAGAAACATTAATCGAACCATCAAGACTCAAGGGAATACTTGGGACTTTTGGG GGGGATTAATTGAATTATCGGTCaaagaaataaattatcatgacCAACTGTCACGAGGAGAGGAATGCGCGAGACCGAAGAAAAATAAATGGCTCCTGCAAGATTCCAACATTCAAAAATTGCAGCGAAAATTGGCGGAAGAGAGGATATCTTTGGCCTCTTTTCTAACGTCAGCTTCCCACCGCATCGCAACCATTGTAATTCCAGTCGTGGACTGGAGTGGTGACAACGCCCAGGACGTCGAGGATGTGGATGCGGAGCTAAGCAGCCTTGATGTCATCCCAG TTGGAGCTACTGTCGCTGTAGTAGCTACTGCTGCTGTTGTAGCTACTGCTACTGAGGCGGACccatattcaaattatagatGGGAGCCAACCCAATTGATCACAGAAACATTTATGCCATTGGAACTGATAGTTCGACAGAAAGTTGAACTAGAAAGGTCGGTTGGTGCGGCCCATGTGGAAGAGAGTGAGCTGGCTGGAGAGGGCTGCACAGCCTGCGTCTTGTGCTTAGAGTACAAGGTAACTAGGCTGTGCAATCCATGCGGCCATGCTAATATGTGCACGGCATGCTGCAATTCATTTATTGCACAAGAATGCCACTATTCAGTTACAAACTCTGACGGAAGCGTGGAGGTGACCGATATCCAGTTACCATTAACATGTCCAGTTTGTAGGGCGATAATAGGGCAAATTATTAGAGTAGTTATGTAG
- the LOC111057145 gene encoding uncharacterized protein LOC111057145 isoform X1 yields the protein MSAVRFKARYKGFRWEDESGFIYKQKKILKNGSIYMVCVKKECPGTCSVECNTGESSVGECSIIRNHLPENACKSETNESRIEALRSSILQRAATENTPNSIIFQEEINKYGEGSDETLIALVSPLKNILQSSDEWHLDGTFKCRPKQPKFAQLFVVMASEHGRAFPIVWALMKTRTSNAYNVVFKALKDHIPDLSPKYIISDYEKAIRAAVRQNLPNSKHTGCWFHFSQAIDRNARRLGLQHNEEGGCNVAKRLMATALLPHEVIPQAVQVIEQLVDSTPPAYQTKGERLLQYFKDEWIGKVTPHAFSVHGQKSRTNNCQESMNRNINRTIKTQGNTWDFWGGLIELSVKEINYHDQLSRGEECARPKKNKWLLQDSNIQKLQRKLAEERISLASFLTSASHRIATIVIPVVDWSGDNAQDVEDVDAELSSLDVIPVGATVAVVATAAVVATATEADPYSNYRWEPTQLITETFMPLELIVRQKVELERSVGAAHVEESELAGEGCTACVLCLEYKVTRLCNPCGHANMCTACCNSFIAQECHYSVTNSDGSVEVTDIQLPLTCPVCRAIIGQIIRVVM from the exons ATGTCAGCAGTACGATTTAAAGCAAGATATAAAGGGTTTCGGTGGGAAGATGAAAGTGGGTTTATTTATaagcaaaaaaaaatattaaaaaatggtTCCATTTACATGGTTTGCGTTAAAAAAGAGTGTCCTGGGACTTGCTCTGTTGAATGCAATACTGGGGAATCTAGCGTGGGTGAATGCTCAATTATTCGTAATCATTTGCCAGAGAATGCCTGCAAGAGTGAGACCAACGAATCAAGAATTGAGGCTCTTAGGTCTTCAATTCTTCAAAGGGCAGCAACAGAAAACACGCCGAATTCAATCATCTTCCAGGAAGAAATCAACAA GTATGGAGAAGGGAGCGACGAAACCCTGATCGCATTGGTTTCTCCTCTGAAAAACATTCTACAGTCGAGTGATGAGTGGCACTTGGACGGGACTTTCAAGTGCCGGCCGAAACAGCCGAAATTTGCtcaactttttgttgtcatggCCTCCGAACACGGACGA GCTTTTCCCATAGTATGGGCCCTCATGAAAACTCGTACCAGCAATGCGTACAACGTGGTTTTCAAAGCGTTGAAGGACCACATCCCCGATCTGTCACCAAAATATATAATAAGTGACTATGAAAAGGCAATACGTGCTGCAGTGAGGCAGAATCTTCCTAATTCTAAACACACTGGATGTTGGTTCCATTTCTCTCAG GCGATAGACAGAAATGCGCGGAGACTAGGATTACAGCACAACGAAGAAGGCGGCTGTAATGTCGCCAAAAGATTgatggcaactgcgcttctgcCGCATGAGGTCATTCCTCAAGCTGTTCAAGTCATTGAGCAGCTTGTGGATTCAACCCCTCCAGCCTACCAGACAAAAGGAGAACGTCTATTACA ATATTTCAAGGATGAATGGATCGGAAAAGTGACACCGCACGCTTTCTCCGTGCACGGCCAGAAAAGCAGGACAAACAACTGCCAGGAGTCGATGAATAGAAACATTAATCGAACCATCAAGACTCAAGGGAATACTTGGGACTTTTGGG GGGGATTAATTGAATTATCGGTCaaagaaataaattatcatgacCAACTGTCACGAGGAGAGGAATGCGCGAGACCGAAGAAAAATAAATGGCTCCTGCAAGATTCCAACATTCAAAAATTGCAGCGAAAATTGGCGGAAGAGAGGATATCTTTGGCCTCTTTTCTAACGTCAGCTTCCCACCGCATCGCAACCATTGTAATTCCAGTCGTGGACTGGAGTGGTGACAACGCCCAGGACGTCGAGGATGTGGATGCGGAGCTAAGCAGCCTTGATGTCATCCCAG TTGGAGCTACTGTCGCTGTAGTAGCTACTGCTGCTGTTGTAGCTACTGCTACTGAGGCGGACccatattcaaattatagatGGGAGCCAACCCAATTGATCACAGAAACATTTATGCCATTGGAACTGATAGTTCGACAGAAAGTTGAACTAGAAAGGTCGGTTGGTGCGGCCCATGTGGAAGAGAGTGAGCTGGCTGGAGAGGGCTGCACAGCCTGCGTCTTGTGCTTAGAGTACAAGGTAACTAGGCTGTGCAATCCATGCGGCCATGCTAATATGTGCACGGCATGCTGCAATTCATTTATTGCACAAGAATGCCACTATTCAGTTACAAACTCTGACGGAAGCGTGGAGGTGACCGATATCCAGTTACCATTAACATGTCCAGTTTGTAGGGCGATAATAGGGCAAATTATTAGAGTAGTTATGTAG